A part of Loxodonta africana isolate mLoxAfr1 chromosome 11, mLoxAfr1.hap2, whole genome shotgun sequence genomic DNA contains:
- the LOC100662825 gene encoding zinc finger protein 530-like yields the protein MDRNSFVKSCIFHVSGTGTCEEVGMDFPASSGLLPYQAAPSSEKPHSGIECGEAFHSGSSQYEWGECGSTFSHERTLPQPQSFCTGEGLYRCKKCGHPTVSCKCRRGKGQRTGPQERPYECGICGQFFGQISILVKHQITHSAERPYECSECGKSFKRTAELIRHWRIHTGEKPYECSECGKSYTRSSNLVEHQRSHTGEIGYARYTCGICGKSFKQSSKLTLHKRVHTGERPYECDQCGKCFSQISNLMQHQSVHTGERPYDCAECGRSFSRRSNFIEHQKVHTGERPYECGECGKFFSRSSILSEHQRVHTEERPYECGECGKAYRRVSSLIEHQRVHTGERPYECSDCGKSFIRNSTLTRHRRVHTGEFSGEFSGDFAEEFTDEFTGDFSLENAL from the coding sequence ATGGACAGGAACTCGTTTGTGAAGAGCTGCATATTTCATGTGTCAGGAACAGGCACCTGTGAGGAGGTTGGGatggactttccagcctcttcaGGGCTACTCCCATACCAGGCTGCGCCCAGCAGTGAGAAGCCACACAGTGGCATTGAATGTGGGGAGGCCTTTCACAGTGGAAGCAGTCAGTATGAGTGGGGTGAATGCGGGAGCACTTTTAGCCATGAGCGCACACTTCCCCAGCCCCAGAGCTTCTGCACTGGCGAGGGGCTTTATCGATGTAAAAAGTGTGGGCACCCCACCGTAAGCTGCAAGTGTCGACGCGGTAAGGGCCAGCGAACTGGCCCTCAGGAAAGGCCTTATGAGTGTGGTATATGTGGGCAGTTCTTCGGCCAAATCTCCATCCTTGTCAAACACCAAATAACTCACAGCGCGGAAAGGCCTTACGAGTGCAGCGAATGTGGAAAGTCCTTTAAGCGTACTGCTGAACTCATCAGACACTGGAGAATCCACACAGGAGAAAAGCCTTATGAgtgcagtgaatgtgggaaatCCTACACGCGAAGCTCCAACCTTGTTGAACATCAGAGGAGTCACACCGGAGAGATTGGTTATGCGCGTTACACCTGTGGCATATGTGGAAAATCCTTTAAACAGAGCTCCAAGCTCACTCTACACAAGAGGGTTCACACAGGAGAAAGGCCATATGAGTGTGACCAGTGCGGCAAGTGCTTTAGCCAAATCTCCAACCTTATGCAACACCAGAGCGTTcacacaggagaaaggccttatGATTGTGCTGAGTGTGGGCGATCCTTCAGCCGGAGGTCCAACTTCATTGAACACCAGAAGGTTcacacaggagaaaggccttatGAGTGTGGCGAATGTGGGAAATTCTTTAGCCGAAGCTCCATCCTCAGTGAGCACCAGAGGGTTCATACAGAAGAGAGGCCTTATGAGTGTGGTGAGTGTGGGAAAGCCTATAGACGAGTCTCCAGTCTCATTGAACACCAGAGGGTTCACacaggagagaggccttatgagtgCAGTGATTGTGGGAAATCCTTCATCCGAAACTCTACCCTCACTCGGCACCGGAGAGTCCACACTGGAGAGTTCAGTGGAGAGTTCAGTGGAGATTTCGCTGAAGAGTTCACCGACGAGTTCACTGGAGACTTCTCCTTGGAAAATGCACTATGA